From Pseudonocardia autotrophica, one genomic window encodes:
- a CDS encoding GGDEF domain-containing protein has protein sequence MTSPPAPLFRIDRWQVWRVPSSLLGAMLAVELLAGALTLSDLVLRPDLDPATLGLLLTLTVAGLLHTEIVVGIERIRRYTADTHHVNLTSVWTLAAALLLPPALGAVVVVVLYTHLYWRVLRPVPLPDRRPAYREVYNASTVIVAVHGASAIVGATGPGGVYEGLPPILGLVLALLVYTVVNTCLVLGAVAIVNPESRILQILFGGDELVLELATLCLGALTAVALLTVGPLAAVLAVPPIIVLHRTIQVRHLREKADLDAKTGLLNHAAWSVRSAHALQVAERERRQAALLLLDLDHFKEINDTHGHLYGDQVLAATAQVLREELRDHDLVGRFGGEEFVVLLPRLSGHDGQDEVRQIAERLRTRVSGQQEGVGPGTGASNSGPRPGRDGLGITVSIGGALFPADGTGTTALLEVADSALYAAKRAGRDAVRIGRHQFPRPEIPEQTGEASEQTG, from the coding sequence ATGACCTCGCCGCCTGCCCCGTTGTTCCGGATCGACCGCTGGCAGGTCTGGCGGGTGCCGTCGAGCCTGCTGGGCGCGATGCTCGCGGTGGAGCTGCTGGCCGGCGCACTGACGCTCAGCGACCTGGTGCTACGGCCCGATCTCGATCCGGCGACCCTCGGGCTGCTGCTCACCCTGACGGTGGCCGGGTTGCTGCACACCGAGATCGTGGTCGGCATCGAGCGGATCCGGCGCTACACGGCCGACACCCATCACGTGAACCTGACGTCGGTCTGGACGCTCGCCGCGGCGCTGCTGCTCCCGCCGGCACTCGGGGCGGTCGTCGTGGTGGTCCTCTACACCCACCTGTACTGGCGGGTGCTGCGGCCGGTACCACTGCCCGACCGCCGACCGGCCTACCGGGAGGTCTACAACGCGAGCACCGTGATCGTCGCGGTGCACGGCGCCTCGGCGATCGTCGGCGCCACCGGCCCGGGCGGCGTCTACGAGGGACTACCGCCGATTCTCGGGCTGGTGCTGGCGCTGCTCGTCTACACCGTGGTGAACACCTGCCTCGTGCTCGGCGCGGTCGCCATCGTCAATCCCGAGTCCCGCATCCTGCAGATCCTCTTCGGTGGCGACGAGCTGGTGCTGGAGCTGGCCACGCTCTGCCTGGGGGCGCTGACCGCGGTCGCGCTGCTCACCGTCGGCCCGCTCGCGGCGGTGCTGGCGGTGCCGCCGATCATCGTCCTGCACCGCACGATCCAGGTCCGTCACCTGCGGGAGAAGGCCGACCTGGACGCCAAGACCGGACTGCTCAATCATGCCGCGTGGAGCGTCCGGAGCGCCCACGCGCTGCAGGTCGCCGAGCGGGAGCGGCGGCAGGCCGCGCTGCTGCTCCTCGACCTGGACCACTTCAAGGAGATCAACGACACGCACGGGCACCTCTACGGCGACCAGGTGCTCGCCGCCACCGCACAGGTACTGCGCGAGGAGCTGCGCGACCACGACCTGGTGGGGCGGTTCGGTGGCGAGGAGTTCGTGGTGCTGCTCCCCCGGCTCTCCGGCCACGACGGGCAGGACGAGGTCCGGCAGATCGCCGAGCGGCTCCGAACCCGGGTGTCCGGGCAGCAGGAGGGTGTCGGGCCCGGCACCGGAGCCTCGAACAGCGGGCCCCGCCCGGGCCGCGACGGGCTGGGCATCACCGTGTCGATCGGCGGAGCCCTGTTCCCGGCCGACGGCACCGGGACCACGGCACTGCTCGAGGTCGCCGACTCGGCGCTCTACGCCGCGAAGCGGGCCGGACGGGACGCGGTGCGGATCGGCAGGCACCAGTTCCCGCGTCCGGAGATCCCCGAGCAGACCGGCGAGGCCTCCGAGCAGACCGGCTAG
- a CDS encoding GGDEF domain-containing protein gives MTRARRSAYRCPTLDLPRPMVLVLFTVELLTVGLVAGGLAALPADRSTGLALLGAIGLVALGVVHTELATGIERVRRRVAHASYFDLSSVWTFAGALLFPPGVAGLVVIGVYSHLWWRVWRPAGAGFYRHVYTTSTVVLAAIAASTVVAPDGLATVAGAGGPGSMLPAVGLLLLAMAVYVVVNQVLVALALALTTGRRFALRGVLGEWDDHILEGATLCLGVLAALAALRQPLLILLVLPPLLVLHRAVLIRQLEERANTDAKTGLLTAAAWRGQAHRGLARGRRHRDAVAVLILDLDHFKSVNDCYGHLAGDEVLTAVARTLTAQVREVDPVGRFGGEEFVVLLAGLPHGQEGRTLAHAAAERIRRAVRGLAVRVDQPGGPLTIADLSVSVGVAITGQDGESLEELMQVADYALYAAKRAGRNRVRLGRSEGEPGSEA, from the coding sequence ATGACCCGCGCGCGACGGAGCGCCTACCGGTGCCCGACCCTGGACCTGCCCAGGCCGATGGTCCTGGTGCTGTTCACGGTCGAGCTGCTCACCGTGGGGCTGGTCGCCGGTGGTCTCGCCGCACTGCCCGCCGACCGCTCGACCGGTCTCGCCCTGCTCGGCGCGATCGGCCTGGTGGCACTCGGGGTGGTGCACACCGAGCTCGCCACCGGCATCGAACGGGTCCGGCGGCGGGTGGCGCACGCGTCCTACTTCGATCTGTCCAGCGTCTGGACGTTCGCCGGCGCGCTGCTGTTCCCGCCGGGGGTGGCCGGTCTCGTGGTGATCGGCGTCTACAGCCACCTGTGGTGGCGGGTCTGGCGTCCCGCGGGCGCCGGCTTCTACCGGCACGTGTACACGACCTCCACCGTCGTACTCGCCGCGATCGCCGCGTCGACAGTGGTGGCACCGGACGGTCTGGCGACGGTCGCCGGTGCGGGCGGGCCGGGCAGCATGCTCCCCGCCGTGGGCCTGCTGCTGCTCGCGATGGCCGTCTACGTCGTGGTCAACCAGGTGCTGGTCGCGCTGGCGCTGGCACTGACGACCGGGCGCCGGTTCGCACTGCGCGGCGTGCTGGGGGAGTGGGACGACCACATCCTGGAGGGCGCGACGCTGTGCCTGGGCGTGCTGGCGGCGCTCGCCGCGCTCCGGCAGCCGCTGCTGATCCTGCTGGTGCTCCCGCCGCTGCTGGTGCTGCACCGCGCCGTGCTGATCCGTCAGCTCGAGGAACGCGCCAACACCGACGCCAAGACCGGCCTGCTCACCGCGGCGGCCTGGCGGGGGCAGGCACATCGTGGTCTGGCCCGCGGCCGCCGGCACCGCGACGCCGTCGCCGTGCTGATCCTCGACCTGGACCACTTCAAGTCGGTGAACGACTGCTACGGGCACCTCGCGGGCGACGAGGTGCTCACCGCGGTCGCCCGGACGCTGACCGCCCAGGTCCGCGAGGTGGATCCGGTCGGCAGGTTCGGCGGCGAGGAGTTCGTGGTGCTGCTGGCCGGGCTCCCGCACGGGCAGGAGGGCCGCACACTGGCGCACGCCGCGGCCGAGCGGATCCGGCGGGCCGTGCGTGGCCTCGCCGTGCGGGTGGACCAGCCCGGGGGGCCGCTGACCATCGCCGATCTCTCGGTCTCGGTGGGTGTCGCCATCACCGGCCAGGACGGCGAGTCGCTCGAGGAGCTCATGCAGGTCGCCGACTATGCGCTCTACGCCGCGAAGCGGGCCGGACGCAACCGGGTGCGGCTGGGGCGCTCGGAGGGCGAACCCGGCTCGGAGGCCTAG
- a CDS encoding MFS transporter, giving the protein MPPPDLLTARRRDRMAVTGSGGSAASGRPHGAGPPTTGSPFRVRDFRALWSAEMLSAAGDQVARVALTVLVLERTGSVAWSATFYALTFLPALAGGLLLGQLADRFPRRLVMVATDLVRAGLVGVMALPGLPLPVLCALLVVVVLLGGPHNVARSAVLPDLLGGGLLARGIALRQVSVQVAQVVGFGGGGLLVALLAPSGALLVDAATFGLSAAVVGFGMRSRWAVRRADVAGDPGARGAEPGTWLQGTRSGLSLVFRHPRRRYLVLIAWLLGIYVLPEALAAAYAMAIGAGPVATGLLMAADPAGSAVGALLFAFVLPARFRERWIVPLAVGAAIPLALTPLAPGLWPAVGLWAVSGACATACLVQAQAGFARETPTAVRGRATGVAASGLVGSQGVAVLLGGLLAQWTEPATALGVVGVVGVVLALGARRMVGGSPPVVAGAAG; this is encoded by the coding sequence ATGCCCCCGCCGGACCTCCTCACGGCGCGTCGAAGGGACCGGATGGCAGTGACCGGCAGTGGGGGGAGCGCGGCTTCCGGGCGCCCTCACGGTGCCGGGCCGCCCACGACCGGCAGCCCGTTCCGGGTCCGCGACTTCCGGGCACTGTGGTCGGCGGAGATGCTCTCGGCCGCCGGCGACCAGGTCGCGCGGGTCGCGCTCACCGTGCTGGTGCTGGAACGGACCGGCTCGGTGGCCTGGTCCGCGACGTTCTACGCGCTGACCTTCCTGCCGGCACTCGCCGGGGGCCTGCTCCTGGGGCAGCTCGCCGACCGGTTCCCGCGCCGGCTGGTGATGGTGGCGACCGATCTGGTCCGGGCCGGACTGGTCGGGGTGATGGCGCTGCCCGGGCTCCCGCTGCCGGTGCTGTGCGCGCTGCTCGTCGTCGTCGTGCTGCTCGGCGGCCCGCACAACGTGGCCCGCTCGGCGGTGCTCCCGGACCTGCTCGGGGGCGGGCTGCTGGCGCGCGGAATCGCGCTGCGCCAGGTCTCGGTGCAGGTGGCGCAGGTCGTCGGGTTCGGCGGGGGCGGGCTGCTGGTGGCCCTGCTGGCGCCGTCCGGTGCGCTGCTGGTCGACGCGGCCACCTTCGGTCTCTCCGCCGCTGTCGTCGGGTTCGGGATGCGCTCGCGCTGGGCGGTCCGGCGGGCCGACGTCGCCGGTGATCCCGGGGCCCGGGGGGCCGAGCCGGGAACGTGGCTGCAGGGCACCCGGTCCGGGCTGTCGCTGGTGTTCCGGCATCCGCGCCGCCGCTACCTGGTCCTGATCGCCTGGCTGCTCGGGATCTACGTGCTGCCCGAGGCGCTCGCCGCGGCCTACGCCATGGCGATCGGAGCCGGGCCGGTGGCGACCGGGTTGCTGATGGCGGCGGATCCCGCGGGCAGCGCGGTGGGCGCACTGCTGTTCGCCTTCGTACTCCCGGCGCGCTTCCGGGAGCGGTGGATCGTGCCGCTGGCCGTGGGCGCGGCGATCCCGCTGGCCCTCACGCCGCTCGCGCCGGGTCTCTGGCCCGCGGTGGGGCTGTGGGCGGTCTCCGGCGCATGCGCGACGGCATGCCTGGTGCAGGCCCAGGCCGGATTCGCCCGCGAGACACCGACCGCGGTGCGTGGCCGGGCCACCGGCGTTGCCGCGTCGGGTCTGGTCGGCAGCCAGGGAGTAGCGGTGCTGCTCGGTGGGCTGCTCGCCCAGTGGACCGAGCCGGCCACCGCGCTGGGTGTCGTGGGTGTGGTCGGGGTCGTCCTGGCGCTCGGGGCGCGCAGGATGGTCGGGGGCTCACCACCGGTTGTCGCGGGAGCTGCCGGGTGA
- a CDS encoding histidine phosphatase family protein: protein MQLILVRHALPQRVEHGDGTFADPGLTPEGHAQARRLVAALDGEPVDALYTSTMRRAVQTAAPLATARGLTSTTRADLREFDAERTEYVPIAQLAEADPESWERMRNGYLPGHVDADAFLGRVRSGIEEIVASHPGRATAVVVAHAGVVNAYLAAVLGTDRTLPFPLDYVGVTRVVCARDGLRKARTVNDISHVRDLV, encoded by the coding sequence GTGCAGCTCATCCTGGTCCGGCACGCCCTCCCGCAGCGGGTCGAGCACGGTGACGGCACGTTCGCCGATCCCGGGCTGACCCCGGAGGGACACGCCCAGGCCCGACGCCTGGTCGCGGCCCTGGACGGCGAGCCGGTCGACGCGCTCTACACCAGCACGATGCGTCGCGCGGTGCAGACGGCGGCGCCGCTCGCGACGGCCCGCGGGCTCACCTCGACCACCCGCGCCGACCTGCGGGAGTTCGACGCCGAACGGACCGAGTACGTCCCGATCGCGCAGCTGGCCGAGGCGGATCCGGAGTCCTGGGAGCGGATGCGCAACGGATACCTGCCGGGGCACGTCGACGCCGACGCGTTCCTGGGCCGGGTCCGGTCCGGGATCGAGGAGATCGTCGCGTCGCATCCCGGCCGCGCGACCGCCGTGGTCGTGGCGCACGCGGGGGTGGTGAACGCCTACCTGGCGGCTGTGCTGGGGACCGATCGGACACTGCCGTTCCCGCTCGACTACGTCGGCGTGACCCGGGTCGTCTGTGCCCGGGACGGACTGCGCAAGGCCCGCACGGTCAACGACATCTCGCACGTCAGGGACCTGGTGTGA
- a CDS encoding HIT family protein, whose translation MSSVFTRIIDGDLPGRFVYSDDRCVAFLSINPLGPGHTLVVPRAEVDRWVDADVELTAHLTRVAHAVGGAVRDIWAPPRVGLLVAGFEVPHLHVHVFPAWDMAAFDFANAAATVDAAEQDGHADALRGALRAAGHGDHVPA comes from the coding sequence GTGAGCAGCGTCTTCACCAGGATCATCGACGGTGACCTCCCCGGCCGCTTCGTCTACTCCGACGACCGGTGCGTGGCCTTCCTCTCGATCAACCCGCTCGGCCCGGGGCACACCCTGGTCGTCCCGCGTGCCGAGGTCGACCGGTGGGTGGACGCCGACGTGGAGCTGACCGCACACCTCACCCGGGTCGCGCACGCCGTCGGTGGCGCGGTGCGCGACATCTGGGCCCCGCCGCGGGTGGGGCTCCTGGTGGCCGGATTCGAGGTCCCGCACCTGCACGTGCACGTGTTCCCGGCCTGGGACATGGCTGCGTTCGACTTCGCGAACGCCGCCGCGACTGTGGACGCCGCCGAGCAGGACGGCCACGCCGACGCGCTGCGCGGCGCGCTGCGCGCCGCCGGCCACGGCGATCACGTCCCGGCCTGA
- a CDS encoding PPOX class F420-dependent oxidoreductase, with translation MPRTIATATRVELDELLEFVRPRHHMVLLTSRADGGVQGSPVTGGVDEHGRIVISTYPERAKSANVGRSGAASVIVLSDDFGDAWVQVDGDAELLTLPDALEPLVDYFRSISGEHPDWDAYRQAMIDQGKALIRITPTRWSPVATGGFPARLADS, from the coding sequence ATGCCGCGCACCATCGCCACCGCCACCCGCGTCGAACTCGACGAGCTGCTCGAGTTCGTCCGGCCCCGCCATCACATGGTGCTGCTGACCTCCCGCGCCGACGGCGGGGTGCAGGGCTCCCCGGTCACCGGCGGCGTCGACGAGCACGGCCGGATCGTGATCTCCACATACCCGGAGCGGGCCAAGTCCGCCAACGTCGGGCGGAGCGGCGCGGCCTCGGTGATCGTGCTGTCCGACGACTTCGGCGACGCCTGGGTCCAGGTCGACGGCGATGCCGAGCTCCTCACGCTGCCCGACGCGCTGGAGCCGCTGGTGGACTATTTCCGGTCGATCTCCGGCGAGCACCCCGACTGGGACGCCTACCGCCAGGCGATGATCGACCAGGGCAAGGCGCTGATCCGGATCACCCCGACCCGCTGGAGCCCGGTCGCGACCGGCGGGTTCCCCGCCCGGCTCGCCGACTCCTGA